ACCACGTTGAAGGACGACACCGGCCGAGTGGTGATGAGCGGCATTCACACTTACGGCGACACGGTCCATCTCTTCATCGAGCGGGGCGATTACAACGGCGTTTTCATGCCGGGCTTCCGGAAATGGGAGAGCGACTACAACCCGCCTGATACCGGCCTTCTCTACGTCGATCATTGCGTCGGCAACGTCGGTTGGAACCAGATGAATCCGTGGGTGAAATTCTACGAGGATGTGATGGGATTCCGGAACATCCTCACCTTCGACGACAAGGATATTTCGACCGAATACTCGGCGCTCATGAGCAAGGTGATGAGCAACGGGAACGGCTTCGTGAAGTTCCCGATCAACGAGCCGGCCGAGGGGAAAAAGAAATCGCAGGTAGAAGAATACCTGGACTTCTACAACGGCGAAGGAGTCCAGCATTGCGCGGTCGCGACCAACGACATCGTCAAAACGGTGACCGACCTGCAAGCGCGCGGCGTCGAGTTCCTCAAGATTCCGACCACGTATTACGACACCCTGCCGGAAAGGGTCGGGCACATCGACGAAGACCTGGAGCCGCTCGCCCGCCTCGGCATCCTGGTCGATCGCGATAACGAAGGATATCTGCTCCAGATTTTCACGAAGCCGGTGGAAGACAGACCGACACTCTTTTTCGAAATCATCCAGCGGAAGGGCGCGAAGAGTTTCGGCAAAGGCAATTTCAAGGCGCTCTTTGAAGCGCTGGAAAAGGAACAGGAAGCGCGGGGCAATCTGTAATCGCCTAACGAGAGGA
The Chthoniobacterales bacterium DNA segment above includes these coding regions:
- the hppD gene encoding 4-hydroxyphenylpyruvate dioxygenase, giving the protein METTIAAPKQTASAETDFLPLQGTDYVEFWVGNAKQAAHFYKTAFGFQSLAYAGPETGVKDRASYVIRQNKLTFVLTTPMRPNNPIADHIALHGDGVKFLALKVEDATSAWKETTKRGGKSYMEPTTLKDDTGRVVMSGIHTYGDTVHLFIERGDYNGVFMPGFRKWESDYNPPDTGLLYVDHCVGNVGWNQMNPWVKFYEDVMGFRNILTFDDKDISTEYSALMSKVMSNGNGFVKFPINEPAEGKKKSQVEEYLDFYNGEGVQHCAVATNDIVKTVTDLQARGVEFLKIPTTYYDTLPERVGHIDEDLEPLARLGILVDRDNEGYLLQIFTKPVEDRPTLFFEIIQRKGAKSFGKGNFKALFEALEKEQEARGNL